From Pseudomonas sp. G.S.17, the proteins below share one genomic window:
- a CDS encoding SOS response-associated peptidase family protein, with protein MCGRIVQYKGMDDYFSELAPRFPKFSGFDNVPIARYNVAPSTKVNILRADEAGIHMDPVRWGWSPFWAKGKRADPINARVETVTTGKFFKQLWPNGRALVPSEGWYEWVKDPDDPKKKQPYFIRLKGDAPMFYGALAKVTPGLEPHDEDGFVIITAASDQGMVDIHDRRPLVLTPELANEWLDPELSAERAEEIAKECCRPVDDFEWYPVGKAVGNVRNQGPELIRPLS; from the coding sequence ATGTGCGGAAGGATTGTTCAGTACAAAGGAATGGATGATTACTTCAGCGAATTGGCGCCGAGGTTTCCGAAGTTCAGCGGCTTCGATAATGTGCCAATTGCTCGGTACAACGTAGCGCCGTCGACGAAGGTCAACATTCTGCGAGCGGACGAGGCCGGGATTCATATGGATCCGGTTCGCTGGGGATGGTCGCCGTTCTGGGCGAAGGGGAAGCGTGCCGACCCTATCAATGCGCGAGTCGAGACGGTGACGACGGGGAAGTTCTTCAAACAACTCTGGCCCAATGGCCGCGCCCTGGTGCCGAGTGAAGGCTGGTACGAATGGGTGAAGGATCCAGACGACCCAAAGAAGAAGCAGCCGTACTTCATTCGACTGAAGGGTGACGCGCCCATGTTCTATGGCGCGCTGGCCAAGGTGACGCCCGGCCTTGAGCCGCACGACGAGGATGGTTTCGTGATCATCACCGCAGCCAGCGACCAGGGCATGGTCGACATTCACGACCGCCGACCGCTTGTGTTGACGCCAGAGCTAGCCAACGAATGGCTTGACCCTGAGCTTTCGGCAGAGCGTGCCGAGGAAATCGCCAAGGAATGCTGTCGGCCGGTCGATGACTTCGAGTGGTACCCCGTCGGCAAGGCCGTGGGTAATGTAAGGAATCAGGGGCCGGAGTTGATTCGGCCGCTTAGTTAG
- a CDS encoding DNA-binding protein, whose protein sequence is MSEPIVEHSFSAEWFRGEILPYVFGISPEAARKYRSGGLWLEGKHWRKDPANRIVYSRKAIEAWMAGEL, encoded by the coding sequence GTGAGTGAGCCGATAGTTGAGCATTCCTTTTCGGCGGAGTGGTTCAGAGGAGAGATTTTGCCCTATGTGTTCGGGATCAGCCCCGAGGCGGCGCGCAAGTATCGCTCTGGAGGTCTGTGGCTGGAGGGTAAGCACTGGCGCAAAGACCCCGCCAACCGCATCGTTTACAGCCGCAAGGCTATCGAGGCCTGGATGGCGGGTGAGCTCTAG
- a CDS encoding DUF4376 domain-containing protein, with protein MSELIRVQNGIATREPIPDFLISPLLLPESLADLSWTPAEFGLQDSAWWPEENTEGELGVNKKWGAEVLTIDAARKVVKVARNQVNMTAAEKAARDALVAEQWTTQIAARRYTAEIAGTTIDGMPIDTGRDSQGLITGAAVQAIIDPEYSLHWKTSAGFVELTGQQILGVASMVRAHVQACFNREAALLDAVAEGTITAAMLDEGWPA; from the coding sequence ATGTCTGAATTAATTCGAGTACAAAACGGTATCGCTACTCGCGAGCCAATCCCCGACTTCCTTATCAGCCCGCTGTTGTTGCCTGAATCACTCGCTGACTTATCGTGGACGCCTGCTGAGTTCGGCCTGCAAGACTCCGCATGGTGGCCCGAAGAAAATACCGAGGGCGAGCTGGGCGTCAACAAGAAATGGGGCGCAGAAGTGCTGACCATTGATGCCGCGCGCAAGGTGGTGAAGGTTGCCCGCAATCAGGTAAATATGACGGCGGCAGAAAAGGCGGCGCGGGATGCGTTGGTGGCCGAGCAGTGGACAACTCAGATCGCGGCGCGGCGCTACACGGCCGAGATTGCCGGGACCACAATTGATGGCATGCCCATCGACACCGGGCGCGATAGCCAAGGCCTGATCACTGGCGCGGCGGTGCAGGCGATCATTGATCCGGAGTACTCGCTGCACTGGAAAACCTCGGCGGGCTTTGTCGAGCTGACCGGACAGCAGATTCTCGGCGTTGCTTCGATGGTGCGGGCGCACGTACAGGCTTGTTTCAACCGCGAAGCCGCGCTGCTTGATGCGGTCGCGGAAGGCACCATAACCGCCGCCATGCTCGACGAGGGCTGGCCCGCGTAA
- a CDS encoding helix-turn-helix transcriptional regulator: MTNVFNFERAREDKQADRDQEFIDFILSQPQTMTAEQCSQARGLLGWSQEALAFRSGASVLAISQFETGTRLLRDVTKQAIVFALEAEGLMLIPGHPPMRGENVRGMTPNPRNGKNFHMVE; the protein is encoded by the coding sequence ATGACCAACGTTTTCAATTTCGAGCGAGCGCGCGAAGACAAACAGGCTGACAGGGATCAAGAGTTCATCGACTTCATCCTCAGCCAGCCGCAGACCATGACGGCAGAGCAGTGCTCCCAGGCCAGAGGTCTTTTAGGATGGTCTCAAGAAGCCCTCGCATTTCGGTCAGGCGCGTCCGTGCTGGCCATTAGTCAGTTCGAAACCGGAACCAGGCTGCTCCGCGACGTCACGAAGCAAGCCATCGTGTTCGCCCTGGAAGCTGAAGGACTGATGCTCATACCTGGGCACCCGCCAATGCGTGGCGAAAACGTCCGAGGCATGACACCCAACCCGCGCAACGGTAAGAATTTTCACATGGTCGAGTAG
- a CDS encoding DUF1353 domain-containing protein has translation MTTPIGKFDVRPDIRFISRWDVEMRQEMGFNDPVHGLIVVPNTFVSDLASIRILREICRWCAVTALTGGTLVDSYPWTRAALIVIAVIALAIYGLLVGYGMRASILHDWLYTFGPLTRRECDDIYYRALTTGDGTARWRAWIFFLGVRLGGHWSYTKTPTSPGASSLSD, from the coding sequence ATGACGACACCGATCGGCAAATTCGACGTACGGCCAGACATCCGGTTTATCAGCCGCTGGGACGTGGAGATGCGGCAGGAGATGGGATTCAACGATCCAGTTCATGGCCTGATCGTCGTGCCGAACACCTTCGTCAGTGACCTGGCATCGATCCGCATCCTCCGGGAAATCTGCCGGTGGTGCGCGGTTACGGCGCTGACTGGGGGCACGTTGGTTGATTCCTATCCGTGGACTCGTGCGGCGCTGATCGTCATCGCGGTCATTGCTCTGGCGATCTATGGCCTGCTAGTCGGCTACGGGATGCGCGCCTCGATCTTGCATGACTGGCTGTACACCTTCGGGCCGCTCACCCGCCGCGAGTGCGACGACATCTATTACCGGGCGCTGACCACTGGCGACGGTACGGCCCGATGGCGGGCGTGGATTTTCTTTCTGGGCGTCCGTCTGGGTGGCCACTGGAGCTACACGAAGACACCGACAAGTCCGGGCGCTTCTTCGCTCAGCGACTGA
- a CDS encoding structural protein P5: MTIARGLRNNNPGNIDYNPRNNWQGQLPPDPAIEKRFARFDTPENGIRALAKLLINYRGKDGMPGVGLQGIDTVRETINRWAPSVENNTDAYVKAVSVEAGVLPNESIDIRDRRILLGVVTAIIKHENGGNPYSQAVIQEAVRRALT; the protein is encoded by the coding sequence ATGACCATCGCTCGCGGACTACGAAATAATAATCCGGGCAATATCGACTACAACCCGCGCAACAATTGGCAAGGCCAGTTGCCGCCCGACCCAGCCATTGAGAAACGCTTTGCGCGCTTCGACACGCCAGAGAACGGAATCCGCGCGCTCGCCAAGCTGCTGATCAACTATCGCGGGAAGGACGGGATGCCTGGCGTTGGCCTGCAAGGTATCGACACGGTGCGCGAGACGATCAACCGCTGGGCGCCGTCGGTAGAGAACAACACCGATGCATACGTCAAGGCCGTCTCAGTGGAAGCCGGCGTGCTGCCGAACGAAAGCATCGATATTCGGGATCGGCGCATCCTGCTCGGCGTGGTCACCGCCATCATCAAACACGAGAATGGCGGCAATCCATACAGTCAGGCTGTTATCCAGGAGGCCGTGCGGCGGGCGCTAACATGA